The following coding sequences lie in one Daphnia pulex isolate KAP4 chromosome 1, ASM2113471v1 genomic window:
- the LOC124195838 gene encoding breast cancer anti-estrogen resistance protein 3 homolog translates to MHLDIKYWLNSLNLLQYQHLFEGFHGVQDILHLDESAIMNQIGIKNSAHRAKIVSSLVLLRAKHNLRLRKQENQPRISPAFSTSSVDDASMVKFRSRSEFAQSAHNRSLLQQHSASVLNISQMQDYDNISSAEVSEAESLRRQLEWELGLDGRCLESHAWYHGSIPRSHAESLLKNDGEFLIRDSSTGQPGDLVLSTYFGGHLHFMINKVIIQANTVYQSTQYKLEEEPFETISDLVTCYVGSGKAVTAATGAKITTPINRTKPLSLYSSRYSVDSRSCHPSSASSASQYGGSTNLYSGRNPLTPAVTGRVRMVHPTAREYSTQSLPRSTQSASNRVMMRRGPSDPSLSIQPGASPACPPKPSRVPSQIFPPDVDIPSGDLAAAVAPPQPLNRISESAGQDVEDENNSEEVDVLPQLPQLPATLPRRRAAAGNLAKRPVSMTRNSFLDRRSCDFDAEAAFNQPHQLISDSSDQSNVNDEHPSPLGREFPTLFDVGNFRTLLLPNSENKPLDVTSLEGLSTVLESHSSKSIALHLLHADLDVLGGLPEPALDHTLFHYQSHYSDRGITSGIELCALPNGDQLRLDLLERTHCLRLFVAVTILTCPTIEDRTAMLNLWIEVAIESKTALGNMYGFAGLMFGLCMPQIQRLTATWNALRQLHTSTAYTFETRLRPSHRAEVVPHAPNTTIPDLHSAILLWTVTMDSLMNDDEVALPLLNFHLSSTGPDFGLDLLASHMELIRSWSLNLPLYLRNSRKALEQVSTIDEFLTDVFRTEFHLKFLWGSRGVSAEREQRYVKFEQVLSVLSESREPS, encoded by the exons ATGCATTTAGATATTAAATATTGGCTGAATTCGTTAAATCTGCTGCAGTACCAGCATCTTTTCGAAGGCTTCCATGGCGTACAG GACATCCTCCATCTGGACGAATCGGCCATCATGAATCAGATTGGAATCAAGAACAGCGCTCACCGGGCCAAAATCGTCTCCAGCCTTGTGTTGCTCAGAGCAAAACATAATCTTC GACTCCGAAAACAAGAGAACCAACCCAGAATTTCGCCGGCTTTTTCTACTTCCTCCGTCGATGACGCCAGCATGGTTAAATTCAG GTCGCGTTCGGAATTCGCGCAGTCGGCGCACAACAGGAGTCTGCTTCAGCAGCACAGTGCCAGTGTTCTCAACATCTCACAAATG CAAGATTACGACAACATTTCCAGCGCAGAAGTGTCGGAAGCTGAGAGCCTTCGCCGCCAGTTGGAATGGGAACTCGGACTGGACGGGCGATGTCTCGAATCTCACGCTtg GTACCACGGGTCGATTCCCCGGAGCCACGCGGAAAGTTTGCTGAAAAACGATGGCGAATTCCTCATTCGAGATTCTTCGACAGGTCAGCCGGGCGACCTTGTCCTCTCCACCTATTTTGGAGGGCATCTACACTTTATGATTAACAAG GTGATCATCCAAGCCAACACGGTCTACCAGTCGACTCAATACAAATTGGAAGAGGAGCCGTTCGAAACGATTTCAGATTTGGTGACGTGCTACGTCGGTAGTGGCAAGGCCGTGACGGCCGCCACCGGCGCCAAAATTACAACGCCCATCAATCGAACGAAACCACTTTCGTTGTACTCGAGTCGCTACAGCGTTGACTCGCGATCCTGTCATCCATCATCGGCCAGCAGCGCGAGCCAATACGGTGGCTCGACTAACCTGTACTCCGGCAGGAATCCTCTAACACCTGCGGTGACGGGTCGAGTGCGGATGGTTCACCCGACAGCGCGCGAGTACTCGACGCAATcgctgccccgatctacacaatcTGCCTCCAATCGAGTGATGATGAGGCGGGGACCCAGTGATCCTTCACTGTCCATCCAGCCAGGGGCGTCACCTGCATGTCCTCCCAAACCCAGCCGGGTCCCGTCGCAGATCTTCCCGCCAGACGTCGACATTCCATCGGGCgacttggctgctgctgttgctcctCCTCAGCCTCTCAACCGGATTTCGGAGAGTGCCGGCCAAGATGTTGAAGATGAGAACAACAGTGAAGAAGTTGATGTCTTGCCCCAATTGCCCCAGCTTCCGGCTACTTTGCCACGTAGGAGAGCGGCAGCTGGGAATTTGGCAAAGCGGCCAGTATCCATGACTCGAAACTCCTTCCTGGATCGGCGGAGCTGTGATTTCGACGCCGAAGCCGCATTCAATCAACCGCACCAGTTGATTAGCGATTCGAGCGATCAATCAAACGTCAATGATGAACATCCATCACCACTCGGTCGTGAATTTCCTACATTATTCGACGTTGGCAACTTTCGG ACTCTCTTGTTGCCGAATTCCGAGAACAAGCCGCTGGACGTGACTTCTCTGGAGGGATTGTCAACCGTATTAGAATCGCATTCATCCAAGTCGATAGCCCTTCATCTATTACACG CCGATCTGGATGTCCTGGGAGGTTTACCCGAACCGGCTTTGGATCACACTCTGTTTCACTATCAGAGTCACTACAGCGATCGTGGGATCACATCTGGTATCGAACTCTGCGCCTTACCCAATGGCGATCAGCTACGCCTGGATCTTCTGGAACG AACACACTGTCTGAGGTTATTTGTGGCAGTAACAATTCTCACTTGCCCAACAATTGAAGACCGCACGGCGATGCTTAATCTGTGGATTGAAGTCGCCATCGAGAGCAAAACGGCACTGGGCAACATGTACGGATTCGCCGGTTTGATGTTCGGTCTCTGTATGCCTCAG ATTCAACGATTGACAGCGACGTGGAATGCCCTGCGACAGCTGCACACATCGACGGCTTACACTTTTGAAACCCGTCTGAGGCCCAGTCACCGAGCAGAAGTCGTGCCACACGCTCCCAATACCACCATTCCCGATTTGCATTCCGCCATCCTCCTGTGGACAGTCACCATGGACTCTCTGATGAACGACGACGAAGTGGCGCTGCCCCTACTCAATTTCCACCTGTCGTCGACGGGTCCCGATTTCGGGTTGGATTTGTTGGCCAGCCACATGGAATTGATACGATCTTGGTCGCTCAATCTGCCACTCTACTTGCGCAACAGCAGAAAGGCTTTGGAACAAGTCTCCACCATCGACGAATTTTTGACAGATGTGTTCCGCACCGAGTTCCACCTCAAATTCTTGTGGGGTAGTCGCGGTGTGTCGGCCGAAAGAGAGCAACGCTACGTCAAATTTGAGCAAGTGCTCTCTGTCCTGTCGGAAAGCCGCGAACCCAGTTGA